In Chryseobacterium camelliae, one DNA window encodes the following:
- the rluF gene encoding 23S rRNA pseudouridine(2604) synthase RluF has protein sequence MQEKTRINKYLSEIGYCSRRAADKLLEEGRIKVNGKVPELGTKISDEDLVEVDGKPVRESQEKPVYIAFNKPVGIVCTTDTKREKNNIIDYISHPQRIFPIGRLDKPSEGLILLTSDGDIVNKILRARNNHEKEYIVRVDKPITPRFLDKMRNGVPILDTVTRKCEVEKIDEMNFRIVLTQGLNRQIRRMCEYLGYEVKKLKRIRIMNILLDLPVGKWRDLTEQEFSALNALLEDSSKTAD, from the coding sequence ATGCAGGAAAAAACACGGATCAATAAGTATTTATCAGAAATAGGCTACTGCTCAAGGCGTGCAGCAGATAAGCTTCTGGAGGAAGGACGGATCAAGGTAAACGGAAAAGTGCCTGAGCTGGGAACAAAAATTTCAGATGAAGACCTTGTGGAAGTAGACGGAAAGCCTGTACGAGAGTCTCAGGAGAAACCGGTGTATATTGCGTTCAACAAACCGGTAGGAATTGTCTGCACTACAGATACCAAACGGGAAAAGAATAATATCATAGACTATATCAGCCATCCTCAAAGGATTTTTCCGATCGGAAGGCTCGATAAACCGAGTGAGGGCCTGATCCTTCTTACCAGTGACGGGGATATTGTCAACAAAATTTTAAGGGCGAGAAACAATCACGAAAAGGAATATATTGTACGGGTAGATAAGCCTATTACACCAAGGTTCCTAGATAAAATGCGTAATGGTGTTCCTATTCTGGATACCGTTACCCGGAAATGTGAGGTAGAGAAAATTGACGAAATGAACTTCCGGATCGTATTGACTCAGGGGCTCAACCGTCAGATCCGCAGAATGTGTGAATACCTTGGCTACGAAGTAAAGAAACTGAAACGCATCCGCATTATGAATATCTTGTTAGATCTTCCGGTAGGCAAATGGAGGGACCTGACCGAACAGGAATTTTCTGCTCTGAATGCCCTCCTTGAGGACTCAAGCAAGACCGCAGACTGA
- the truB gene encoding tRNA pseudouridine(55) synthase TruB has translation MTAEDLQSGHIFLLDKPLDWTSFQAVNKLKYKLKREFNLPKKFKIGHAGTLDPRATGLLIVCCGKFTKNIPEIQDAPKEYWTEIKIGVQTESYDTEKPEILHQDISHITEEQIRNVLEQFIGEIQQKPPVFSAIKIDGKRAYNLARAGEEVEMKSRATTIFYINAIEIELPFVRFTVGCSKGTYIRSLAHDIGQKLEVGAYLTQLRRTKIGEYSVEQASSRFLENDFRFNDTELINDAGKNTDQ, from the coding sequence ATGACAGCTGAAGATTTACAGTCAGGACATATATTTTTATTGGACAAGCCATTGGACTGGACATCTTTCCAGGCGGTCAATAAACTGAAATACAAACTTAAAAGGGAATTCAACCTTCCGAAGAAATTTAAGATCGGCCATGCCGGTACGCTGGATCCCAGAGCCACGGGACTGCTGATCGTTTGCTGCGGTAAATTCACAAAAAATATCCCTGAGATACAGGACGCACCGAAAGAATACTGGACCGAGATCAAAATAGGCGTTCAGACGGAATCGTATGATACCGAAAAACCTGAGATCCTTCACCAGGATATTTCCCATATTACGGAAGAGCAGATCAGGAATGTGCTGGAACAATTTATAGGAGAGATCCAGCAGAAGCCGCCTGTCTTTTCAGCAATCAAGATTGACGGGAAAAGAGCCTATAATCTGGCCAGGGCAGGTGAAGAGGTTGAAATGAAATCACGGGCAACCACCATTTTCTACATCAATGCAATTGAAATTGAACTTCCGTTTGTCCGTTTTACGGTAGGATGCTCTAAAGGAACTTATATCAGAAGCCTTGCGCACGACATCGGGCAGAAGCTTGAAGTAGGAGCTTATCTCACCCAGCTGAGGAGGACCAAAATAGGGGAATACTCTGTTGAACAGGCAAGCAGCCGCTTTTTGGAGAATGATTTTAGATTTAACGACACCGAATTAATAAACGATGCAGGAAAAAACACGGATCAATAA
- a CDS encoding MerR family transcriptional regulator, with the protein MKINLPDKLYYSIGEVAKAFDVNTSLIRYWEQEFPIIKPKKNKKGNRYFTPEDIKNLQIIYHLVKEKGYTLDGAKIALTTNSRISETITLIDRLEFVKAELLKLKESLVEKDTE; encoded by the coding sequence ATGAAGATAAATCTCCCTGATAAACTGTATTATTCCATAGGTGAAGTGGCTAAGGCATTTGATGTAAACACTTCCCTCATACGCTATTGGGAGCAGGAATTTCCGATTATTAAACCTAAGAAGAACAAAAAAGGCAACCGTTACTTTACTCCGGAAGACATTAAAAACCTGCAGATCATCTATCATCTGGTGAAGGAAAAAGGTTATACACTGGACGGAGCCAAAATAGCACTGACGACCAACAGCAGGATTTCCGAAACCATTACCCTGATCGACAGGCTTGAATTCGTCAAGGCAGAGCTTCTGAAACTGAAAGAGTCATTGGTAGAAAAGGATACTGAATAG
- a CDS encoding helix-hairpin-helix domain-containing protein has protein sequence MKKNDYQKLGVLGIILMALLIFQEYTGREKTDFSGVTFISKNTIPVKLSEFDPNDLDVKQWQQLGFSASQAAVILNYKKVVGGSFTSRQQLKKCFAISEDQFSQLEKYILLPETGSETYNSYRKAEKRTLSVSGAFNPDRLSHQDWQAMGFSEKQAAAIVKYKHYLGGSFISKEKFRECFIISDENYKKLAPYIILPEKAPALAKTFINQKAASRYFTFDPNAASADDWKRLGFSEKQAQTIVSYRDKILKGQFKNIEDLKQCFVISPEKFEELKPYIRLSTVAVDSKDKMASKIPQQEKTDFSKTDLNTITFRQLMEFGLDERSAGSFIGFRKKLGGFMNKQQIMQTYNIDRDLVQKLIDTAPLNTSEVPRYTLAEAPEEWLKNHPYFKYSADKIIFYRISEPNEKKIWKFLKLKPEYEERMKWYLK, from the coding sequence ATGAAAAAAAATGATTACCAAAAACTGGGCGTATTGGGGATCATCCTGATGGCCTTACTAATCTTCCAGGAATATACCGGGAGGGAAAAAACAGATTTTTCCGGTGTTACCTTTATTTCGAAGAATACGATTCCGGTGAAACTTTCGGAATTCGATCCCAATGACCTGGATGTTAAACAGTGGCAACAGCTTGGATTTTCCGCATCACAGGCAGCTGTTATCCTCAACTATAAAAAAGTCGTAGGTGGCAGTTTTACCTCCCGGCAACAGCTGAAAAAGTGTTTTGCCATTTCCGAAGACCAGTTTTCACAGCTGGAAAAATATATCCTCCTTCCTGAAACAGGATCAGAAACCTACAACAGCTACAGAAAAGCTGAGAAAAGAACCCTTTCAGTCTCGGGAGCCTTCAATCCCGATCGTCTTTCCCACCAGGATTGGCAAGCCATGGGATTCTCTGAAAAACAGGCCGCAGCCATCGTGAAATACAAACACTACCTCGGAGGCAGTTTCATCAGCAAAGAAAAGTTCAGGGAATGTTTTATCATCAGTGATGAAAATTACAAAAAGCTTGCACCCTACATCATACTACCCGAAAAAGCACCTGCATTAGCCAAGACTTTCATTAATCAGAAAGCGGCAAGCCGGTATTTTACATTTGATCCGAATGCAGCTTCAGCAGACGACTGGAAACGTCTGGGATTTTCTGAAAAACAGGCACAAACCATTGTTAGTTACCGGGATAAAATCTTAAAAGGCCAGTTCAAAAATATTGAAGACCTTAAGCAGTGTTTTGTGATATCACCGGAAAAATTTGAAGAACTAAAGCCATACATCAGGCTTAGTACTGTAGCAGTTGATTCAAAGGATAAAATGGCTTCTAAGATCCCTCAGCAGGAAAAAACGGATTTTTCAAAAACAGACCTGAATACGATTACATTCAGGCAATTGATGGAGTTTGGACTGGACGAAAGGAGTGCCGGATCTTTCATCGGATTCAGGAAAAAACTTGGCGGCTTCATGAATAAACAGCAGATTATGCAGACGTATAATATTGACCGGGATCTGGTGCAGAAACTAATTGACACAGCTCCGCTCAATACATCCGAGGTTCCGAGATACACGCTTGCTGAAGCCCCGGAAGAATGGCTAAAGAACCATCCCTATTTTAAATATTCTGCAGACAAGATCATTTTCTACCGGATCAGTGAACCTAATGAAAAGAAGATCTGGAAATTCCTTAAACTCAAGCCAGAGTATGAAGAAAGGATGAAGTGGTACCTTAAATAA